In Toxoplasma gondii ME49 chromosome V, whole genome shotgun sequence, the DNA window GCGAAGGTCTTCGGATCgactcttccttcgtctttctgcttGCTGAAGAGAACTGACCTGTTTACCCTTTCCCTTCTATTCCTCACTCCTATgaatctctttctcttctgccgtTCGTGACATCAAAAAGCCTCTCATtcgttcctctgtctccttctctcctgtccctgttagagacagaagcaggagCCCCGCGACCACAGCAGCCggcacagaaaaagaaagcgagcATTCTGCGAGGgtcgccgtctccctcttcacaCAGCGAACTGACGAGTGACTTCCGGCTCGCCTCTGAACACAAAACCTCGGGAGGCGGATGTCGAAACGCAGACAGCTTCGTCTCGTCTGAATCGACCAGAGGCctcctccccctccccccccccgaGGCTCTCCACACCGCGGTGACTTGTCtgtgcgcttctctccgtcaaAGCCAGACTCTTCACAAAGTGAAGCAGCTGTCTCCCCAGAGACTTAcaatgcatgcgcagacaATGCCGCCGACGTCTCGGTTGAACCAAACTGTCCCGCCGACCACAGGTGTACCCTGAGGATGAGGCTGGAAGGACAACTCCATTCTCTGGATGTGAAATTGAAAAAAGTCTCTGAAAAAGCATAGCCGGCTGGAAGACCCTCGCGGCGacgcctctcctctgtgaTCTGTCTTCaagttcctctctccctcatTGTGCCTCGAACGTGTGTCGAATgcccttgttctctccttccttcttgttctctcttttcttcttgttctctccttccttcttgttctctcttttcttcttgttctctctttccttcctgttctcgcctttcttcctgttctcgcctttcttcttgttctcctcttctcttggtTCCTGCTCTACGGTTCctgttctcctcgtctcgctATTCCTTCTCCCCCCCCCCGGTGCTTCCttcggctcttctctcctcgttccttggctctccttgtctccttctcttcttctctcctcctgctgTCTACCGCCTACTGCTTCTTTCCGGcctcggtctctcttctttcaggTGCGAAGAGACGCCGCAGCGAGCAACATGCAGGCGCGAAGATAGTGGCAAACGCTGCGTTGggctctcctccttctgtctAGTCCCCCGTTCAGTCTGAAAAGTCAGAAAGCTCCCCGCCTGCGAAAGCAACGactgctttctgctttcgctgcgaagaagaggcggctCTGAAAAGGACAAAGACGACGAGGGGGGCGGCTTGAGGTCGTCTCCACGTGGACTCTCGCATGAGGATTGAGATCGCCCTCGGCTGACGCGCCGCTGGCTTGTAGactcgcagagacagaaaacaacgaaaatgtgcagagacgagagaaaagaggagggaacagagacagacaaagagagagagaagacacaggcgGTCCTCTCTCCGCGTAGGCCTCGCGCGAGCCTCGTtacctcttctccgctttgTCCCCCTATGTGAGGAATAAATCGAAGTTTTTCATCTCCTCTGAAAGGCTTCAGGCAGAAACAACGAAAACCGGAAGGATTCTGGTGTTTTCCCGTGACGCTGAGAATCACGAGAGTGTATCTGGCGACGCTAGTTCAACTTTTCGCGCAAAAAAGCTacgcgagaggaaacagaagacacacactCGACGAGACGAGACTAGCCGACGAAGCAAACGAGATAAAAAACGCGTCGTTTTTTAGAGTGCTTTGTTCTGCGCCCTTCCTCGATTTCTGGCCAttttcgcgtctttcctcttcatcttccttcgctctttctttcgccttcaaCGACTCTTCcacctcgtctttctcttgtggCACACCCGACAAAAAGCATGTGCGTCGCCCGgggcagagacgaagcaagGCGGGAGCCTCCAGGCGGCTCGGTTCTTCTCAAGTtgctggagaaggagaacgagagaagcgctcttctttctgacCAGGCTTGTGCTTTAAAGTCTTCAGATTCAATGCACTCCTCTCCGTCTACGTCTGGCGcccgcgcttcttcgttgtcttcaacttcttcgtcttcaacTTCTGCTtattcgtcttcttctccttctccttctcttccctgtctttctccgccttcttctccttctgctaCCGCTccgcctccctctccttcgtcttctccttcaacttcgttttctccactctccgTCTCACTTCCCCGTTCTGTGCCAGACAGAGTCACAGGGTCGTTTTACGCCGCGtctgttctcttcgtcgcgccATCTCTCATTCCGGGCACTGGCCAAGGTCTCTTTACTTCTCAACGTAAGTCTGTTCCATGCGTTttcccctcctcttcctctgtctatcTCGAGCGCCCCCGCGTCcagcgtcgctctctccattTCCAGATTTCcggctctcttctcgctccctTAACCTCCGCCTGCGGCTGGAGACAGAtcgccttctccccgtctATGCAGGCGAtgcccttcctctctttgcccTGCAGGCCTTCCGAAAGACTCCTGGCTGTGCGAGTATTTGGGGACGCGTCTGAGCCTTCGGTGAGGCACCTTCTTGACTGGTTGATTCGAAAAAAGGGCAAGGAGCCTTGCTCTACGACTTCGACCCAAAGCCATGGTCAATTTGCGAGTGGAGGAACACAAATTCTTTTGCAGGAATCTGCAGTTTTGTGGCTTTCACTGTCGCGACGCGGGGGTACCTGCCGGAACTCTGTGACGCATTTTATCTATCGGCGCATGCGCGTTCTCTTTTCCAATCTCGATGCTACTCCagcgttcctcttctcgtccttcacGTCTGGAGTTTTGCCTgactctgtgtcttctttgttcccttcttccttcgcttctgtgtcttcttctttctcttcttccttcgcttctgtgtcttctttgttctcttcttccttcgcttctgtgtcttctttgttctcttcctccttcgcttctgtgtcttcttctttctcttcttccttcgcttctgtgtcttctttgttctcttcctccttcgcttctgtgtcttctctgttcccttcttccttcgcttctgtgtcttctttgttcccttcttccttcgcttctgtgtcttcttctttctcttcttccttcgcttctgtgtcttctttgttctcttcctgcttcgcttctgtgtcttctttgttctcttcctccttcgcttctgtgtcttcttctttctcttcttccttcgcttctgtgtcttcttctttctcttcctccttcgcttctgtgtcttcttctttttcttcttccttcgcttctgtgtcttctttgttctcttcttccttcgcttctgtgtcttctttgttcccttcttccttcgcttctgtgtcttcttctttctcttcttccttcgcttctgtgtcttctttgttctcttcttccttcgcttctgtgtcttctttgttctcttcctccttcgcttctgtgtcttcttctttctcttcttccttcgcttctgtgtcttctttgttctcttcctccttcgcttctgtgtcttctctgttcccttcttccttcgcttctgtgtcttctttgttcccttcttccttcgcttctgtgccttcttctttctcttcctccttcgcttctgtgtcttctttgttctcttcctccttcgcttctgtgtcttcttctttctcttcttccttcgcttctgtgtcttctctgttctcttcctccttcgcttctgtgtcttcttctttctcttcttccttcgcttctgtgtcttctctgttctcttcctccttcgcttctgtgtcttctttgttctcttcttccttcgcttctgtgtcttcttttttctcttcttccttcgcttctgtgccttcttctttctcttcctccttcgcttctgtgtcttcttctttctcttcttccttcgcttctgtgtcttcttctgttctcttcctccttcgcttctgtgtcttcttctttctcttcttccttcgcttctgtgtcttctttgttctcttcttccttcgcttctgtgtcttcttctttctcttcctccttcgcttctgtgtcttctttgttctcttcctccttcgcttctgtgtcttcttctttctcttcttccttcgcttctgtgtcttcttctttctcttcttccttcgcttctgtgtcttctttgttctcttcttccttcgcttctgtgtcttctttgttctcttcctccttcgcttctgtgtcttcttctttctcttcttccttcgcttctgtgtcttctttgttctcttcctccttcgcttctgtgtcttctctgttctcttcctccttcgcttctgtgtcttctttgttctcttcttccttcgcttctgtgtcttctttgttctcttcctgcttcgcttctgtgtcttctttgttctcttcctccttcgcttctgtgtcttctttgttcccttcttccttcgcttctgtgccttcttctttctcttcttccttcgcttctgtgtcttctttgttctcttcctccttcgcttctgtgtcttctttgttctcttcttccttcgcttctgtgtcttctttgttctcttcttccttcgcttctgtgtcttcttctttctcttcttccttcgcttctgtgtcttcttctttctcttcttccttcgcttctgtgtcttcttctttttcttcttccttcgcttctgtgtcttctttgttctcttcttccttcgcttctgtgtcttctctgttctcttcctccttcgcttctgtgtcttctctgttctcttcttccttcgcttctgtgtcttctttgttctcttcttccttcgcttctgtgccttcttctttctcttcttccttcgcttctgtgtcttctttgttctcgtCGTTGTCTCTTGCGTTCGTTCGCTCCAtctcctttgcttcttcttcgtcttctgtccgtgatctcttccctttctccgcgtctccgcggTTGAACGTTggtgcgtcttctttctcttctggaTTTTGTCTTGGGTCTTTGggctgcttcctcgccttgtGTCTCGACTCGAGTTGCGTTGCCGGTTCGCTGTGCTCTCTCCTTGGCTTTCTCCGCGTCTCAGACAGATCCTGCGGGAGCAAAACAGAGCCTACGTGATATGCGCAGGGACGCTGAACGCGCATATCGATGCCCGCTTGCATCCCGAGGTAAGCAGAGATACTGTTTCCGAGTTTTCCAGGCTGCTTGCGCTCAGGCGAAGTTCAGACACTGCTAGGAGCCGTCGCCATATGCAGATGCAACCTGCCGTAGCAACGCTTCTGCCAGGAAGGTGACGCAGGCCAGCTAAGGGAAGGAGCTTGGTGGAGCAGATGGGAGATGGACAGGCtgacggagacacccgaggcGCTGccagacagacgagagagcagctgcagaaaggggaagagTTTTCCAGAGTACACAAGACACTG includes these proteins:
- a CDS encoding histone lysine methyltransferase, SET, putative (encoded by transcript TGME49_284160~Gene product name based on ToxoDB Community Expert Annotation.), producing the protein MCVARGRDEARREPPGGSVLLKLLEKENERSALLSDQACALKSSDSMHSSPSTSGARASSLSSTSSSSTSAYSSSSPSPSLPCLSPPSSPSATAPPPSPSSSPSTSFSPLSVSLPRSVPDRVTGSFYAASVLFVAPSLIPGTGQGLFTSQRLPKDSWLCEYLGTRLSLRQILREQNRAYVICAGTLNAHIDARLHPEVLARYINDNAKKEKLNARFVKDKERRRVFVQALRDLEAGEEIYASYGEGYWRNRPFFASGDGSKQLLPGEALEEEDEERKGRSFESSKEEKPEREGALGGRETQREQGEEK